A genomic stretch from Halorhodospira halophila SL1 includes:
- a CDS encoding alpha/beta hydrolase, translated as MLGGRGTAWRDLGLAGIALAAIGLALYQLLSDEAGIEREALTIDQTPATIYRPAAEEAGPVVLVSHGFAGSRPLMEPFALTLAGNGYTVVSFDYLGHGRNPRPLHGDITAQDGAAQALVDQTERVAEYVRAELMGEDDKLAVLGHSMASNIIVRFAQQRDDVLATVGVSMFAPTVDAETPGNLMSVVGGFERRLQEEGQRVVAMAFDDLQPEEVEIGRTYGDFPDGTARRIAVAPGVEHVAVLYSQVSLEEAVSWLDQAFGRDSERWVAARGPWVALLLAAVIALARPGARLLPRVSAAGRGAGAGWRRLAVVAGIPALATPLLLAPVPTDFLPVVIGDYVAIHFALFGALSAALLWWTAGRPGPRGIAAAIALGGGAGRRWLLGAAAVIGYCLLVLGAVLDQFVTVFYPAVERLPLLLAMVAGTLPYFLADEWLTRGQGMRRGVYPATKVLFLVSLGLAVALDPDGLFFLLLIVPVVLVFFLVYGLFSRWVYRHTGHPLVAGLANAVAFAWALGVTFPMLGGAAG; from the coding sequence ATGCTCGGGGGTCGAGGCACGGCGTGGCGGGACTTGGGACTAGCAGGGATCGCCCTGGCGGCGATTGGCTTGGCCCTGTACCAGCTGCTGAGCGACGAGGCCGGGATCGAGCGCGAGGCGCTGACGATCGATCAGACTCCGGCCACCATCTATCGCCCCGCGGCCGAAGAGGCGGGACCGGTGGTGCTGGTTTCCCACGGTTTCGCCGGTTCGCGGCCGCTCATGGAACCGTTCGCCCTGACGTTGGCCGGCAACGGCTACACCGTGGTGAGTTTTGATTACCTTGGCCACGGCCGCAATCCGCGGCCTCTGCACGGAGACATTACCGCGCAGGACGGCGCGGCCCAGGCACTGGTGGATCAGACCGAGCGGGTCGCCGAGTATGTTCGTGCCGAGTTGATGGGCGAGGACGATAAGCTGGCGGTGCTCGGCCACTCCATGGCCTCGAATATCATCGTGCGTTTTGCCCAGCAGCGGGACGATGTGCTGGCCACGGTGGGAGTGTCGATGTTCGCGCCGACCGTGGACGCTGAGACGCCTGGCAACCTGATGAGTGTTGTCGGGGGGTTCGAGCGCCGTCTGCAGGAAGAGGGCCAACGCGTGGTGGCCATGGCCTTTGACGATCTGCAGCCCGAAGAGGTGGAGATCGGCCGGACCTATGGCGACTTCCCCGATGGTACGGCGCGGCGTATTGCTGTGGCCCCCGGGGTGGAGCACGTCGCGGTGCTCTACAGTCAGGTCAGCCTGGAAGAGGCCGTGTCTTGGCTGGACCAGGCGTTCGGGCGCGATAGCGAGCGCTGGGTCGCTGCGCGCGGTCCATGGGTCGCGCTCCTGTTGGCGGCAGTGATTGCCCTGGCGCGGCCGGGGGCGCGCCTGTTGCCGCGGGTTTCAGCGGCGGGGCGGGGCGCTGGCGCGGGGTGGCGTCGGTTGGCGGTTGTCGCCGGTATCCCGGCGCTTGCTACGCCACTGCTCCTTGCTCCCGTGCCGACGGATTTCCTGCCGGTGGTGATCGGGGACTACGTCGCTATCCACTTCGCGCTGTTCGGGGCGTTGAGCGCCGCACTGCTGTGGTGGACCGCTGGGCGGCCGGGTCCGCGCGGCATCGCGGCGGCCATCGCGTTGGGTGGCGGAGCGGGGCGGCGCTGGTTGCTCGGGGCTGCAGCGGTGATCGGTTACTGCCTGCTGGTGCTCGGCGCGGTGCTGGATCAGTTCGTGACGGTCTTCTATCCAGCCGTGGAACGGTTGCCGCTGTTGTTGGCGATGGTGGCGGGTACGCTGCCGTACTTCCTGGCCGACGAGTGGCTGACCCGCGGGCAGGGGATGCGTCGCGGTGTCTATCCCGCCACCAAGGTGCTCTTCCTGGTTTCTCTGGGGCTGGCCGTGGCGCTGGACCCGGATGGGCTCTTCTTCCTGCTGTTGATCGTCCCGGTCGTGTTGGTGTTCTTTCTGGTCTACGGGCTGTTCAGCCGGTGGGTCTACCGGCATACGGGGCATCCGCTGGTTGCCGGGTTGGCCAACGCGGTGGCGTTCGCTTGGGCACTGGGCGTGACATTCCCGATGCTGGGAGGGGCTGCCGGCTGA
- the puhE gene encoding putative photosynthetic complex assembly protein PuhE, translating to MVEYLLPALFALFLWWFSTGVVIYLDNLPVHTFRWSMLGGTVGLALGLYGVAATSTDTSVGGAYLAFTSALLVWAWVELSYYTNYLTGPRQVRCPQDCSGWRHFGHALQSNVYHEVAIVVLGVVLAILTWGDGNLVALWTFLVLAWMHESARVNVFLGVRNLNEEFVPDHMHFLRGFMRRRPMNLFFPFSVSISTVALVLLVQAAMAPGIDAFTAVGLTLVATLMALAILEHWFLVIPMPTAFLWQWGLKARNRGDQGVATKTADADASSS from the coding sequence ATGGTCGAGTACCTTCTTCCGGCGCTTTTCGCGCTGTTCCTCTGGTGGTTCAGCACGGGCGTGGTGATCTACCTGGACAACCTCCCGGTGCACACGTTCCGCTGGAGCATGCTCGGCGGCACAGTCGGCCTGGCGCTCGGCTTGTACGGGGTGGCGGCGACCAGCACGGACACCTCCGTAGGAGGCGCCTACCTCGCCTTTACCAGCGCACTCCTCGTCTGGGCCTGGGTCGAGCTGAGCTACTATACCAACTACCTGACCGGACCTAGGCAGGTTCGGTGCCCGCAGGACTGCTCAGGTTGGCGTCACTTCGGCCACGCCCTGCAAAGCAACGTCTACCACGAGGTGGCAATTGTCGTGCTCGGCGTGGTCCTGGCGATCCTGACCTGGGGAGACGGCAATCTGGTGGCGCTGTGGACATTCCTGGTGCTGGCCTGGATGCACGAGAGCGCGCGGGTCAACGTGTTCCTGGGGGTGCGTAACCTCAACGAGGAATTCGTCCCGGATCATATGCATTTCCTCCGCGGCTTCATGCGCCGGCGTCCGATGAATCTCTTCTTCCCGTTCTCGGTGAGCATCTCCACGGTGGCGCTGGTGCTCTTGGTGCAGGCGGCCATGGCGCCGGGGATCGACGCGTTCACCGCGGTGGGATTGACCCTCGTTGCGACGCTGATGGCGCTGGCTATCCTCGAGCACTGGTTCCTGGTCATCCCGATGCCCACGGCGTTCCTGTGGCAGTGGGGGCTCAAAGCACGCAATCGCGGTGATCAAGGGGTGGCGACGAAGACCGCCGACGCGGACGCGTCCTCCTCCTGA
- the puhC gene encoding photosynthetic complex assembly protein PuhC — protein sequence MASSEKDEHLKAGPISKVIMPVTALGLILMLTVYVLYTELVLGTTGSDFQPPVAERALSFSDEDGEIVVRDGRSGDVLMTAGEGEESFMRQTVRQLARSRVRTGGSDQVPFVLQGKADGRLILEDPVTGQGVDLAAFGEDNAGAFARFLETEDDENSVEGP from the coding sequence ATGGCATCTTCCGAAAAAGACGAGCATCTCAAGGCGGGACCGATCTCCAAGGTCATCATGCCGGTGACCGCGCTCGGCCTCATCCTGATGCTGACCGTTTACGTCCTATACACCGAACTGGTCCTCGGGACAACGGGGTCGGATTTCCAACCGCCGGTCGCCGAGCGCGCGCTCTCGTTCAGCGATGAGGACGGTGAGATCGTCGTGCGGGATGGCCGTTCGGGCGACGTGCTGATGACGGCCGGCGAGGGCGAAGAGTCCTTTATGCGCCAGACGGTCCGGCAGCTCGCGCGGTCTCGGGTCCGCACGGGCGGCAGTGATCAGGTCCCGTTTGTACTCCAGGGCAAAGCAGACGGGCGGCTGATCCTCGAGGATCCAGTCACTGGCCAGGGCGTGGATCTCGCGGCGTTCGGCGAGGACAACGCCGGCGCCTTCGCCCGGTTCCTGGAGACTGAGGACGACGAGAACAGCGTCGAGGGGCCGTAA
- the puhB gene encoding photosynthetic complex putative assembly protein PuhB — MRTHEFEPIPGLPEELPDGEEILWQGKPAWWTLAKRALHVRKVGAYFVIVGAWFATDALIQGEGVLAAGGYAVNQLLIGAVAVGLLMALARWMATTTLYSITNRRVVMRIGASLPTTVNLPFDRIEAANLARHRDGTSDVSVRLEEGEKVRFLLFWPHVRPWRLSPPEPTLRVVPDGDEAARILAEALEAHRAREKGTQTASGVDQEAAAHS; from the coding sequence TTGAGGACGCACGAGTTCGAACCCATCCCGGGGCTCCCTGAGGAGCTCCCGGATGGGGAAGAGATCCTGTGGCAGGGTAAGCCCGCTTGGTGGACGCTCGCCAAGCGGGCGCTTCACGTCCGCAAGGTCGGCGCTTATTTCGTCATCGTTGGCGCCTGGTTCGCTACCGATGCCCTAATCCAGGGGGAAGGGGTGCTGGCCGCGGGCGGCTACGCCGTGAACCAACTACTGATCGGTGCGGTGGCGGTAGGGCTGCTGATGGCGCTGGCCCGATGGATGGCTACCACCACACTCTACTCGATCACCAATCGCCGAGTGGTCATGCGCATCGGAGCGTCGCTGCCGACGACGGTCAACCTGCCCTTTGACCGGATCGAGGCGGCGAATCTCGCCAGGCACCGGGATGGCACCAGTGACGTCTCTGTGCGGCTTGAAGAGGGCGAGAAGGTCCGTTTTCTGCTATTTTGGCCCCACGTTCGGCCCTGGCGGCTGAGCCCCCCCGAGCCGACGCTCCGGGTTGTACCGGATGGCGACGAGGCGGCGCGGATCCTGGCCGAGGCGCTGGAGGCCCACCGGGCACGGGAGAAGGGCACGCAGACCGCTTCCGGGGTTGATCAGGAAGCCGCCGCGCACTCCTGA
- the puhA gene encoding photosynthetic reaction center subunit H yields the protein MEGTGALTDYMNVAQMTLYAFWLFLAGLIVYLRMEDKREGYPLQAEANENCNRTPEKKLGFPAPPSPKTFKLADGRSIQVPRAEKTDYELNTQLRAAPTAPWDGAPLEPTGNPMVDGVGPAAWAKREDEPEVTHAGNQKIAPLRVATEFEVGMSRDVRRFWPQLDPDPRGDQVLGCDGTVAGKIVDIWVDRGELRPMYLEMDLSGVGSSSDRVLLPINFARVGYDGKVRVNAITGKQFTDVPRLRESDRISPQEEDFITGYYGGGVLYAVPGRTEPFL from the coding sequence ATGGAAGGAACTGGCGCTCTTACTGACTACATGAACGTAGCTCAGATGACGCTCTATGCGTTCTGGCTCTTTCTGGCCGGCTTGATCGTCTATCTTCGGATGGAGGACAAGCGCGAGGGGTATCCGCTGCAGGCGGAAGCGAACGAAAACTGCAACCGGACTCCGGAGAAGAAGCTGGGATTCCCGGCCCCGCCGAGTCCCAAGACCTTCAAGCTGGCGGATGGCCGCAGCATTCAGGTCCCGCGTGCTGAGAAGACCGACTACGAGCTCAACACCCAGCTGCGTGCGGCCCCGACCGCGCCTTGGGATGGTGCGCCCCTTGAGCCGACGGGCAACCCGATGGTCGACGGCGTCGGTCCCGCCGCCTGGGCCAAGCGTGAGGACGAGCCGGAGGTCACCCACGCCGGCAACCAGAAGATTGCCCCGCTGCGGGTGGCCACCGAGTTTGAGGTGGGCATGAGCCGTGATGTCCGGCGCTTCTGGCCGCAGCTCGACCCCGATCCGCGTGGTGATCAGGTGCTTGGTTGTGACGGCACGGTCGCCGGCAAGATCGTCGATATCTGGGTCGATCGTGGCGAGCTGCGCCCGATGTACCTGGAAATGGACCTCTCCGGTGTGGGCTCCAGCAGTGATCGGGTCCTGCTGCCCATCAACTTCGCGCGGGTCGGCTACGACGGCAAGGTACGCGTGAACGCCATCACCGGTAAGCAGTTCACCGATGTGCCGCGACTGCGCGAGTCGGATCGCATCTCGCCGCAGGAAGAGGACTTCATCACCGGTTACTACGGTGGCGGTGTCCTGTACGCGGTGCCTGGCCGCACGGAGCCGTTCCTTTGA
- a CDS encoding BCD family MFS transporter produces MTDSASLLKARLRRLAVPFAEVGTRELPMTQILRLSLFQVTVGMIYVMFTGTLNRVMIHELGIAASLLGAVIALPILFAPLRLLIGHRSDHRRSALGWRRVPYLWIGTLLMFGGLAVMPFGLLVQSEYGADAPFLASLGAALAFFLSGLGVHVTQTTGLALTNDLAPEGKLPQVVGVMYVMLLVGMVISTGVFYVLLADFSHERLVQVLQGAALVIWALNVFALWRQEPRDPERSRVDRPRPPLSESWQSFMQRGPVVRLLVVTGIGAAGFGMQDIIIEPYGAAVLGLEVAGTTLLTGLWAIGMLIGFWFAKMALERGLNAYGAATIGALVGVLAFSLVIVSAPLDSPTIFRVGQVGIGVGGALFYVGTLAATMSMATREQSGIAIGAWGAVQATVLGAALAIGAGISDLVPALAEAGRLPELFLHPAAGYSVVYSAEIVLLLAMVVAAWPLARFTREGESNVSPSTATSNESGY; encoded by the coding sequence ATGACGGATTCCGCGTCTCTGCTCAAGGCGCGTCTGCGCCGTTTAGCTGTCCCGTTTGCCGAGGTCGGCACCCGGGAACTCCCCATGACGCAAATCCTGCGTCTGTCCCTGTTCCAGGTCACCGTGGGCATGATTTACGTCATGTTCACGGGGACCCTCAACCGTGTGATGATCCACGAGCTGGGTATCGCAGCGTCCCTGCTTGGCGCGGTGATCGCCTTGCCGATCCTGTTCGCGCCCCTGCGCCTGCTCATCGGGCACCGTTCGGACCATCGCCGCTCGGCCCTGGGGTGGCGTCGGGTACCGTATCTGTGGATTGGCACGCTATTGATGTTCGGCGGCCTGGCGGTGATGCCCTTCGGCCTGTTGGTACAGTCCGAGTATGGCGCTGATGCGCCGTTCCTCGCCTCCCTGGGGGCGGCGCTGGCCTTCTTCCTGTCCGGCCTGGGTGTGCACGTCACCCAGACGACCGGTCTGGCACTGACGAACGATCTGGCCCCCGAGGGGAAGCTGCCCCAGGTGGTCGGCGTGATGTACGTCATGCTGCTGGTCGGCATGGTGATCTCCACCGGTGTGTTCTATGTGCTGCTCGCCGATTTCAGCCACGAGCGCTTGGTGCAGGTGCTCCAGGGCGCGGCGCTGGTGATCTGGGCGCTGAATGTGTTTGCGCTGTGGCGGCAGGAGCCGCGGGACCCGGAACGCAGCCGCGTCGATCGACCGCGTCCACCGCTAAGCGAGTCGTGGCAAAGTTTCATGCAGAGGGGTCCGGTGGTTCGCCTGCTGGTGGTAACCGGCATCGGTGCGGCCGGCTTCGGGATGCAGGACATCATCATCGAGCCCTACGGGGCTGCGGTCCTGGGTCTGGAGGTCGCCGGCACCACGCTGCTGACCGGGTTGTGGGCGATCGGCATGCTCATCGGCTTCTGGTTCGCCAAGATGGCCCTTGAGCGCGGACTCAACGCCTACGGCGCGGCGACCATCGGTGCCCTGGTTGGCGTGCTGGCGTTTTCGCTGGTGATCGTCTCGGCACCCCTCGACTCGCCGACGATCTTCCGGGTCGGGCAGGTCGGGATCGGGGTCGGAGGGGCCCTGTTCTACGTCGGGACGCTCGCCGCAACGATGTCGATGGCGACGCGCGAGCAGAGCGGCATTGCCATCGGCGCGTGGGGTGCAGTGCAGGCGACCGTGCTCGGTGCCGCACTGGCCATCGGGGCCGGGATCTCCGATCTGGTTCCGGCTCTGGCCGAGGCCGGCAGATTGCCGGAGTTGTTCCTGCACCCGGCGGCAGGGTACAGCGTGGTCTATTCGGCGGAGATCGTGCTGCTGCTCGCCATGGTCGTCGCGGCGTGGCCGCTGGCGCGGTTTACAAGAGAGGGGGAGAGTAACGTATCGCCGTCGACAGCAACGTCCAACGAGTCGGGTTACTAG
- the bchM gene encoding magnesium protoporphyrin IX methyltransferase gives MPTESYQQRRSRVTTYFDRTATKAWERLTSDAPVSGVRATVRAGRGEMRQTLLDWLPADLTGERVLDAGCGPGELSVEAARRGAHVVGVDVSQNLIDIAHQRRPADLGTGELEYHVGDMLDPDWGEFDRVVSMDVLIHYPCADAVAALAGLAKRTRRQMVFTFAPRTPLLATMHAVGQLFPQGDRSPAIEPVAERRLRRAIGEDATLGSGWEIGRTRKIARGFYISQALELQRP, from the coding sequence ATGCCGACGGAGTCCTACCAACAGCGCCGCAGCCGCGTGACCACCTATTTTGACCGCACGGCCACCAAGGCCTGGGAGCGGCTCACCTCGGATGCCCCGGTCAGCGGTGTTCGGGCGACGGTACGCGCCGGCCGGGGCGAGATGCGACAGACGCTGCTCGACTGGCTCCCGGCCGATCTAACGGGCGAGCGGGTCCTGGATGCCGGATGCGGACCGGGCGAGTTGAGCGTCGAGGCGGCTCGTCGGGGTGCCCACGTGGTGGGCGTGGATGTCTCGCAGAACCTGATCGACATCGCCCACCAGCGGAGGCCAGCGGACCTGGGCACCGGCGAGCTGGAATACCACGTCGGCGATATGCTCGACCCAGACTGGGGTGAATTCGATCGCGTGGTCTCGATGGATGTCCTCATCCACTATCCCTGTGCGGATGCCGTGGCGGCACTGGCCGGCTTGGCCAAACGTACCCGGCGGCAGATGGTGTTTACGTTCGCGCCGCGGACGCCGCTGCTGGCCACGATGCACGCGGTCGGCCAGCTCTTCCCGCAGGGGGATCGCTCGCCGGCGATCGAGCCGGTTGCCGAGCGGCGCCTGCGTCGGGCCATCGGAGAGGATGCCACGCTCGGGAGCGGGTGGGAGATCGGCCGCACACGGAAGATCGCGCGGGGCTTCTACATTTCTCAGGCACTAGAGCTGCAGCGACCATGA
- the bchL gene encoding ferredoxin:protochlorophyllide reductase (ATP-dependent) iron-sulfur ATP-binding protein, which yields MSNGSVPVSGIGGRGDGEGSSQVHMESTGGMDRAKVFAVYGKGGIGKSTTSSNLAVAFSQLGKRVLQIGCDPKHDSTFTLTKRLVPTVIDSLEEVDFHMEELRPEDYVYEGYNGVLCVEAGGPPAGTGCGGYVVGQTVKLLKQHHLLEETDVVIFDVLGDVVCGGFAAPLQHADQALIVTANDFDSIFAMNRIAGAIQAKAKNYKVRLGGVIANRSERTDQIDRINERIGLRTLAHVPNYDVVRRSRLHKSTLFELEEQSEELERVRDEYLSLAAALWNGVDPLSPSPLKDREVFDLLGFD from the coding sequence ATGAGCAATGGCTCGGTGCCGGTGTCCGGGATCGGAGGCCGAGGCGATGGCGAGGGAAGCTCGCAGGTCCACATGGAATCCACCGGCGGTATGGACCGGGCCAAGGTCTTTGCCGTCTATGGCAAGGGCGGTATCGGCAAGAGCACGACCTCGTCGAACCTTGCCGTGGCCTTTAGCCAGCTGGGCAAGCGAGTGCTGCAGATCGGCTGTGACCCGAAGCACGACTCGACCTTCACCCTGACCAAACGCCTGGTGCCGACCGTCATCGACAGCCTCGAGGAGGTGGACTTCCACATGGAGGAGCTCCGCCCCGAGGATTACGTGTACGAAGGCTACAACGGCGTCCTCTGTGTCGAGGCGGGCGGACCGCCGGCCGGAACCGGCTGCGGCGGATACGTGGTGGGACAGACGGTCAAGCTGCTCAAGCAGCACCACCTCCTGGAAGAGACCGATGTGGTCATCTTCGACGTGCTCGGCGACGTGGTCTGCGGTGGCTTTGCAGCGCCTCTGCAGCACGCTGATCAGGCCCTGATCGTCACCGCCAACGACTTCGACTCGATCTTCGCCATGAACCGGATCGCCGGCGCGATCCAGGCGAAGGCGAAAAACTACAAGGTGCGCCTGGGTGGGGTGATCGCCAACCGTAGCGAGCGCACGGACCAGATCGACCGGATCAACGAGCGGATCGGTCTGCGCACGCTGGCGCACGTGCCCAATTATGATGTCGTGCGTCGCAGTCGGCTCCACAAGTCAACTCTGTTCGAACTCGAGGAGCAGTCCGAGGAGCTTGAGCGCGTGCGTGACGAGTACCTCAGCCTGGCGGCCGCGCTCTGGAACGGTGTCGATCCGCTAAGCCCCTCACCGCTGAAAGATCGTGAGGTCTTCGATCTGCTGGGGTTTGATTGA